Proteins encoded in a region of the Oceanibaculum nanhaiense genome:
- a CDS encoding M48 family metalloprotease, which translates to MANPIRLLAALGLLGAAALLPACTTNPATGEEQFAALMSPQQERQVGQEQHPKITEQFGGTYDERNIAAYVSELGGRLAAQSEMADLNFTFTVLDSPIVNAFALPGGYVYVTRGLMALAENEAELAGVVAHEIGHVTARHSAERYSQSVVANLGVALLGVLTKSNELANVAGYGAQAYLQSYSRSQEFEADTLGVRYLTRAGYAPDAMASFLAKLDRHSRLQAQLAGKSPDTVDQTNIMATHPRTLDRVEAARQAANVAAVANPRIARDEYLQRLNGMLYGDNPEQGLVRGQDFIHPALRFRFSVPDGFTLVNGQTKVQAAGPNGAVISFDIGKAQGNPSASDYLRAWAGNLRLPNVEAITVNGLPAATGSVRANSNSSAVDVRLVAIAGGDGRFYRFAFITPPQLTAQLSQGLRETTYSFRRLSAAEAAKVKPERLKIYKVRTGDTAAALAGKMPAGPLAAERFAALNGLQVGQVPPAGTLVKIVTE; encoded by the coding sequence ATGGCCAATCCGATCCGCCTGCTGGCAGCGCTTGGCCTGCTGGGCGCAGCCGCGCTGCTGCCGGCCTGCACGACCAATCCGGCGACCGGGGAGGAGCAGTTTGCCGCCCTGATGTCGCCGCAGCAGGAACGCCAGGTCGGACAGGAACAGCATCCCAAGATCACCGAGCAGTTCGGCGGCACCTATGACGAGCGCAACATCGCCGCCTACGTCTCGGAGCTGGGCGGGCGGCTGGCGGCGCAGTCGGAGATGGCCGATCTGAATTTCACCTTCACCGTGCTGGATTCGCCGATCGTCAACGCCTTCGCCCTGCCCGGCGGCTATGTCTATGTGACGCGCGGCCTGATGGCGCTGGCAGAAAACGAGGCGGAGCTTGCCGGCGTCGTGGCGCATGAGATCGGCCACGTCACCGCACGGCATTCCGCCGAGCGCTACAGCCAGAGTGTGGTTGCCAATCTGGGCGTGGCGCTGCTCGGCGTGCTGACCAAGTCGAACGAACTGGCGAACGTCGCCGGCTATGGCGCACAGGCCTATCTGCAAAGCTATTCGCGCAGCCAGGAATTCGAGGCCGATACGCTGGGCGTGCGCTACCTGACCCGCGCCGGCTACGCGCCCGACGCGATGGCCAGCTTCCTGGCCAAGCTGGACCGCCATTCCCGGCTGCAGGCGCAGCTTGCGGGAAAATCGCCCGACACCGTCGATCAGACCAACATCATGGCAACGCATCCGCGCACGCTGGACCGGGTCGAGGCCGCCCGGCAGGCGGCGAATGTCGCCGCGGTCGCCAACCCGCGCATTGCCCGCGACGAATATCTCCAGCGCCTGAACGGCATGCTCTATGGCGACAATCCGGAACAGGGTCTCGTACGCGGCCAGGACTTCATCCATCCGGCCTTACGCTTCCGTTTCAGCGTGCCCGACGGCTTCACGCTGGTGAATGGCCAGACCAAGGTACAGGCGGCCGGCCCCAACGGCGCCGTCATCAGCTTCGACATCGGCAAGGCACAGGGCAATCCCAGCGCAAGCGATTACCTGCGCGCCTGGGCCGGCAATCTGCGCCTGCCCAACGTCGAGGCCATCACGGTGAACGGGCTGCCCGCCGCCACCGGTTCCGTACGCGCCAACAGCAACAGTAGCGCCGTCGATGTGCGGCTGGTGGCGATCGCCGGCGGCGACGGACGGTTCTACCGCTTCGCCTTCATCACCCCGCCGCAATTGACGGCGCAGCTTTCCCAGGGGCTGCGCGAGACGACCTACAGCTTCCGCCGGCTGAGTGCCGCCGAGGCGGCGAAGGTGAAACCCGAGAGGCTGAAGATATACAAGGTCCGCACCGGCGATACGGCGGCGGCCCTGGCCGGCAAGATGCCGGCCGGACCGCTGGCCGCCGAACGCTTCGCCGCCCTGAACGGGCTGCAGGTCGGGCAGGTGCCGCCCGCCGGCACGCTGGTGAAGATCGTCACCGAGTAG
- the pip gene encoding prolyl aminopeptidase, with the protein MPPEDALPLYPEIEPFETGMMSVGSDHTLYWEQSGNPDGIPVVFLHGGPGSGATPMHRRFFDPETYRIVVFDQRGSGRSTPLGSLTDNTTAHLIADMEALRRHLGIARWLVFGGSWGSTLALAYGVAHPASCLGFVLRGIFLGRRAEIDWFLNGIRTVFPENWRKFAEYLPEEERGNLLAGYYRRLVDPDPAIHMPAARSWSTYEGSCSTLLPNAHLVGSFAEERHALGMARIEAHYFRHDCFIDGEVLLRRVELIRQLPAVIVQGRYDMVCPIVTADALAQAWPEADYRVIPDAGHSAMEPGIAKALVEATRGMLEKLSAVEG; encoded by the coding sequence ATGCCGCCTGAAGACGCCCTGCCGCTCTATCCCGAGATCGAGCCCTTCGAGACCGGCATGATGTCCGTGGGCAGCGATCACACGCTCTATTGGGAACAGTCGGGCAATCCGGACGGGATTCCGGTGGTCTTCCTGCATGGCGGACCGGGGTCGGGCGCCACGCCGATGCACCGCCGTTTCTTCGATCCCGAAACCTATCGGATCGTGGTGTTCGACCAGCGCGGGTCTGGCCGCTCCACGCCGCTGGGCAGCCTGACCGACAACACCACCGCGCATCTGATCGCCGATATGGAGGCGCTGCGCCGGCATCTCGGCATCGCCCGCTGGCTGGTGTTCGGCGGCTCCTGGGGTTCGACCCTGGCGCTCGCCTATGGTGTCGCGCATCCGGCCTCCTGTCTGGGCTTCGTGCTGCGCGGCATCTTCCTGGGAAGGCGCGCGGAGATCGACTGGTTCCTGAACGGCATCCGCACCGTGTTTCCGGAGAACTGGCGGAAATTCGCGGAATATCTGCCGGAGGAGGAGCGCGGCAATCTGCTCGCCGGCTATTACCGCCGGCTGGTCGATCCGGACCCGGCCATCCACATGCCGGCAGCCAGAAGCTGGAGCACCTATGAAGGCAGCTGCTCCACCCTGCTGCCCAACGCGCATCTGGTTGGCAGCTTCGCGGAAGAGCGCCACGCGCTCGGCATGGCGCGGATCGAGGCGCATTATTTCCGCCATGACTGCTTCATCGATGGCGAGGTGCTGCTGCGCCGGGTGGAGCTGATCCGGCAGCTTCCGGCGGTCATCGTGCAGGGCCGCTATGACATGGTCTGCCCCATCGTCACCGCCGATGCGCTGGCGCAGGCCTGGCCGGAGGCGGATTATCGCGTCATCCCCGATGCCGGCCATTCGGCGATGGAGCCGGGCATTGCCAAGGCGCTGGTCGAGGCGACGCGCGGCATGCTGGAAAAGCTGTCGGCTGTGGAGGGATAG
- a CDS encoding thermonuclease family protein has protein sequence MLLRLSTLLLIAILSLPASLARSDALVRDETARAVEIVDGDTLVLENGREVRLVGLQAPKLPLGRRNFRSWPLAEESKQALAKIALGRELVLAYGGARQDRHERLLAHLFRAGDDLWVQGEMLRLGMARVYSFPDNRAAVADMLALESEARAARRGIWAHPYYRILDHREAGSHIDSFQLVEGTVLKAERKGARVYLNFAADFRSDFTITIERRAGRLFQEMNVDPLTLAGRTIRVRGWLKEWNGPMIEATHPEQIEVLER, from the coding sequence ATGCTCTTGCGCCTGTCCACGCTGCTGCTGATCGCCATCCTGAGTCTGCCGGCCTCCCTTGCCCGGTCGGACGCGCTGGTGCGTGACGAGACGGCCCGCGCCGTCGAGATCGTCGATGGCGATACGCTGGTGCTGGAAAATGGGCGCGAAGTCAGGCTGGTCGGGCTGCAGGCACCGAAGCTGCCGCTGGGGCGGCGCAACTTTCGAAGCTGGCCGCTGGCCGAGGAATCGAAGCAGGCGCTGGCCAAGATCGCCCTCGGCCGGGAGCTGGTGCTGGCCTATGGCGGCGCACGGCAGGACCGGCACGAAAGGCTGCTGGCACATCTGTTCCGCGCGGGCGACGATCTGTGGGTGCAGGGGGAAATGCTGCGCCTTGGCATGGCCAGGGTCTATTCCTTCCCCGACAACCGCGCGGCGGTGGCCGACATGCTGGCGCTGGAAAGCGAGGCCCGTGCGGCGCGCCGGGGCATCTGGGCGCATCCCTATTACCGCATCCTCGATCACCGCGAGGCCGGCAGCCATATCGACAGTTTCCAGCTGGTCGAGGGCACGGTCCTGAAGGCCGAACGCAAGGGTGCGCGCGTCTACCTTAATTTTGCCGCGGATTTCAGGTCTGATTTCACAATCACCATCGAACGGCGCGCCGGACGCCTGTTCCAGGAAATGAATGTCGACCCGCTGACGCTCGCAGGACGGACCATCCGGGTCCGGGGCTGGCTGAAGGAATGGAACGGCCCGATGATAGAGGCCACGCATCCGGAACAGATCGAGGTACTGGAAAGATGA
- a CDS encoding NIPSNAP family protein produces the protein MSVTCCIRYEIDPFQRDAFAAYARNWLRIIPACGGDLLGYFLPHEGTNYEALALISFPSLAEYEAYRARLKTDPDGAANFRMAQEKRFILKEERTFLTPVAP, from the coding sequence ATGAGTGTTACCTGCTGTATTCGCTATGAAATCGATCCGTTCCAGCGTGACGCCTTCGCCGCCTATGCGCGCAACTGGCTGCGCATCATCCCAGCCTGTGGCGGCGACCTGCTGGGCTATTTCCTGCCGCATGAAGGCACGAATTACGAGGCGCTGGCGCTGATCTCCTTCCCCAGCCTCGCCGAGTACGAGGCCTACCGCGCGCGGCTGAAGACCGACCCGGACGGCGCCGCCAATTTCCGCATGGCGCAGGAAAAGCGGTTCATCCTGAAGGAGGAGCGCACCTTCCTGACGCCGGTGGCGCCATGA
- a CDS encoding acyloxyacyl hydrolase has translation MSSKNGLRSLAFGVAACAALAFSGQAKAEEPAFLALSGGAYDVNDSFTAGEFRAEYRFAEKHKLWVFTPFIGVMGTTDSAVYGYAGIGMDIFFGRRVVLTPNFAVGAYHDGDGKDLGHAVEFRSGLELAYRFDNRSRLGIAVHHISNASLGDSNPGTESVVLTYAIPTDMLLGR, from the coding sequence GTGAGCAGCAAGAACGGGTTGCGGTCGCTGGCCTTTGGCGTGGCGGCGTGCGCTGCACTGGCTTTTTCCGGTCAGGCAAAGGCAGAGGAGCCGGCTTTCCTGGCGCTGTCCGGCGGCGCCTACGATGTGAATGACAGCTTCACCGCCGGCGAGTTCCGCGCCGAATACCGCTTCGCCGAAAAGCACAAGCTCTGGGTCTTCACGCCGTTCATCGGCGTCATGGGCACGACCGATTCCGCCGTCTATGGCTATGCCGGCATCGGCATGGACATCTTTTTCGGCCGGCGTGTCGTGCTGACCCCGAACTTCGCGGTTGGCGCCTATCATGACGGCGACGGCAAGGATCTGGGTCATGCGGTCGAGTTCCGCTCCGGCCTGGAACTGGCCTATCGGTTCGACAACCGCTCGCGCCTCGGCATTGCCGTGCACCATATCTCCAATGCCAGCCTGGGCGACAGCAACCCCGGCACGGAATCGGTTGTGCTGACCTACGCCATTCCGACCGACATGTTGCTGGGCCGCTAA
- a CDS encoding antibiotic biosynthesis monooxygenase family protein, with product MIAVIFEVEPAAGCRQAYLDIAAELRPLLDGIDGFLSIERFESLTQPGKILSLSFWRDEAAVGEWRRLEAHRAAQAKGRSGLFADYRLRVAAVMRDYGLDRRTETPPDLKAAHGG from the coding sequence ATGATCGCGGTGATCTTCGAGGTCGAGCCGGCGGCGGGCTGCCGGCAGGCCTATCTCGACATCGCCGCCGAGCTCAGACCGCTGCTCGATGGGATCGACGGGTTCCTCTCCATCGAGCGCTTCGAGAGCCTGACGCAGCCCGGCAAGATCCTGTCGCTGTCGTTCTGGCGCGACGAGGCGGCTGTCGGCGAATGGCGCCGCCTGGAGGCGCACCGCGCGGCGCAGGCGAAAGGGCGGTCCGGCCTGTTCGCGGATTACCGGCTGCGCGTCGCTGCTGTGATGCGCGATTACGGCCTTGACCGCCGCACCGAGACGCCGCCCGATCTGAAGGCGGCGCACGGCGGGTAG
- a CDS encoding RNA polymerase factor sigma-32, whose protein sequence is MAYIDDPDTQRANLTFIRTSMKEPLLSREHEHDLVCRWRLDNDEAALHELIRSYTRLVIGTASKFRNYGLPMGDLVQEGNVGLMQAAARFDPEREVRFSTYAIWWIRSAIQDYILRNWSIVRTGTTAAQKSLFFNLRRLRARINDIGATSMTQEAREKVARELRVSLREVESMEVRLGSADQSLNATIGETGEDSWQDFLSDERPSPEIAVAGLRDAASRSRWLAEALSDLSPRERVIIERRRLVDEGATLEELGRELGVSKERIRQLESRAMDKLRVLMMRNVSHFDELFVEE, encoded by the coding sequence ATGGCCTATATCGACGACCCGGATACCCAGCGCGCGAACCTGACCTTCATCCGCACCTCGATGAAGGAGCCCTTGCTGAGCCGTGAGCATGAGCATGATCTTGTGTGCCGCTGGCGCCTCGATAATGACGAGGCCGCGCTGCACGAACTGATCCGCTCCTACACCCGCCTGGTTATCGGCACCGCCTCGAAATTCCGCAATTACGGCCTGCCGATGGGCGACCTCGTGCAGGAAGGCAATGTCGGGCTGATGCAGGCTGCCGCGCGCTTCGATCCCGAACGCGAGGTCCGGTTCTCGACCTATGCGATCTGGTGGATTCGCTCCGCCATCCAGGACTATATCCTGCGCAACTGGTCGATCGTGCGCACCGGTACCACCGCTGCCCAGAAGTCGCTGTTCTTCAACCTGCGCCGGCTGCGCGCGCGGATCAACGATATCGGCGCGACCAGCATGACGCAGGAGGCGCGGGAGAAGGTCGCTCGCGAACTGCGGGTCAGCCTCAGGGAAGTCGAATCCATGGAGGTGCGGCTGGGCAGCGCCGACCAGTCGCTGAACGCCACCATCGGCGAGACAGGCGAGGATAGCTGGCAGGATTTCCTGTCGGACGAGCGCCCCAGCCCGGAAATCGCCGTCGCGGGATTGCGCGATGCCGCCAGCCGGTCGCGCTGGCTGGCCGAGGCGCTGTCCGATTTGTCGCCGCGCGAGCGGGTCATCATCGAGCGCCGCCGGCTCGTCGATGAAGGGGCGACCCTGGAGGAGCTGGGCCGCGAGCTCGGCGTCTCCAAGGAGCGCATCCGCCAGCTCGAAAGCCGCGCGATGGACAAGCTGCGCGTCTTGATGATGCGCAATGTCTCCCACTTCGACGAATTGTTCGTCGAGGAATAA